In one Rhinoraja longicauda isolate Sanriku21f chromosome 32, sRhiLon1.1, whole genome shotgun sequence genomic region, the following are encoded:
- the c1qtnf5 gene encoding complement C1q tumor necrosis factor-related protein 5 — MGQTSSTSLGMTPLVLSFLFCLLSCASPNDAEHVLNGFCAGQPGIPGTPGRNGHPGVAGRDGRSGRDGMPGMPGMPGGKGEAGPTGPKGELGDDGMHGIPGEKGAKGISTISFNSAFSAKRSKSHIFPLTDEPVQFDVVLHNDQHHYNPATGKFTCEIPGLYYFVVHSTVFRTSLQFDIMKNNVTVSSFFQYFGNFPKPVSLSGGALIHLSPGEQVWVQVVVGDYNGIYSSTKTDSSFIGFLLYSDWKNAHLMF, encoded by the exons TCTGCTTGCTGTCATGTGCATCACCCAACGATGCAGAACATGTACTGAATGGATTTTGTGCTGGTCAGCCGGGAATTCCCGGGACTCCAGGACGGAATGGGCACCCAGGCGTGGCGGGTCGGGATGGGCGAAGTGGGAGGGATGGAATGCCTGGAATGCCTGGAATGCCAGGAGGGAAAGGTGAAGCAG GCCCCACTGGGCCAAAGGGGGAGCTGGGAGATGATGGGATGCATGGGATACCTGGGGAGAAAGGAGCGAAGGGAATCAGTACCATCAGCTTCAACTCAGCGTTCAGTGCCAAACGCTCCAAGTCGCACATCTTCCCCCTGACTGACGAGCCGGTCCAGTTCGATGTGGTTCTGCACAATGATCAGCACCACTACAACCCAGCCACCGGGAAGTTTACCTGTGAGATCCCCGGCCTCTACTACTTTGTGGTTCACTCCACTGTTTTCCGAACCAGCCTGCAGTTTGACATCATGAAGAACAACGTGACCGTCTCCTCGTTTTTCCAGTACTTCGGCAATTTTCCGAAGCCTGTCTCACTATCGGGTGGAGCCCTCATCCACCTGAGTCCCGGGGAGCAGGTGTGGGtgcaggtggtggtgggggattaCAACGGAATCTACTCCAGCACAAAGACAGACAGCAGTTTCATTGGGTTTCTACTCTATTCTGACTGGAAAAATGCTCATTTAATGTTTTAA